From the genome of Chlorocebus sabaeus isolate Y175 chromosome 2, mChlSab1.0.hap1, whole genome shotgun sequence, one region includes:
- the IFNGR2 gene encoding interferon gamma receptor 2, producing the protein MRPTRLWPLLLLLGVFAAAAAAAAPPSGPLSQLPTPQHSKIRLYNAEQVLSWEPVALSNSTRPVVYRVQFKYTDSEWFMTDIMSIGVNCTQITATECDFTAASPSAGFPMDFNVTLRLRAELGALHSAWVTMPWFQHYRNVTVGPPENIEVTPGEGSLIIRFSSPFDIADTSTAFFWYYVHYWEKGGIQQVKGPFRSNSISLDNLKPFRVYCLQVQAQLLWNKSNIFRLGHLSNTSCYETMADASTELQQVILISVGTFSLLSVLAGACFFLVLKYRGLIKYWFHTPPSIPLQIEEYLKDPTQPILEALDKDSSPKDDVWDSVSIISFPEKEQEDVLRTL; encoded by the exons ATGCGACCGACGCGGCTGtggccgctgctgctgctgctcggAGTcttcgccgccgccgccgccgccgccgcgcccccATCAG GCCCTCTTTCCCAGCTGCCCACTCCTCAGCACTCGAAGATTCGCCTGTACAACGCAGAGCAGGTCCTGAGTTGGGAGCCAGTGGCCCTGAGCAATAGCACAAGGCCTGTTGTCTACCGAGTGCAGTTTAAATA cACCGATAGTGAATGGTTCATGACCGACATCATGTCCATAGGGGTGAATTGTACACAGATCACAGCAACAGAGTGTGACTTCACTGCCGCCAGCCCCTCAGCAGGCTTCCCAATGGATTTCAATGTCACTCTACGTCTTCGAGCTGAGCTGGGAGCACTGCAttctgcctgggtgacaatgcCTTGGTTTCAACACTATCGGAATG TGACTGTCGGGCCTCCAGAAAACATTGAGGTGACCCCAGGAGAAGGCTCCCTCATCATCAGGTTCTCCTCTCCCTTTGACATCGCTGATACCTCCACAGCCTTTTTTTGGTATTATGTCCATTACTGGGAAAAAGGAGGAATCCAACAG GTCAAAGGCCCTTTCAGAAGCAACTCCATTTCATTGGATAACTTAAAACCCTTCAGAGTGTACTGTTTACAAGTCCAGGCACAACTGCTTTGGAACAAAAGTAACATCTTTAGACTGGGGCATTTAAGCAACACATCTTGCTACGAAACAATGGCAGATG CCTCCACCGAGCTTCAGCAAGTCATCCTGATCTCCGTGGGAACATTTTCGTTGCTGTCGGTGCTGGCAGGggcctgtttcttcctggtccTGAAATATAGAGGCCTGATTAAATACTGGTTTCACACTCCACCAAGCATTCCGTTACAGATAGAAGAG TATTTAAAGGACCCAACCCAGCCTATCTTAGAGGCCTTGGACAAGGACAGCTCACCAAAGGATGACGTCTGGGACTCTGTGTCCATCATTTCCTTTCCAGAAAAGGAGCAAGAAGATGTTCTCCGAACACTTTGA